The Muricauda sp. SCSIO 65647 genome includes a region encoding these proteins:
- a CDS encoding T9SS type B sorting domain-containing protein, producing the protein MLPRKTRHSYYALLLVLVSIVFSSAVAKTKVYKVLSEVVSSSAEVISEEDHIADHVEKAVVLGAENIAPSMMFMTIIQGADEEVGCSNNGFTVARFNLCGDSDDRTITLSGGPYGSVQWQILGGSCSPDINEDCPNTTTSCYTTVGTAQSFNLDASTIPAGSGSEFRVVADGQQYFFKVKKSTITQTYVKRDYICGVDGRIQITNLSSAYEFSIDGGSGFGAWQTSPIFDGLAPGTYIVKARLQNTPNTCEYPYEPIVIEQLDIGIDVEFTDAQCFGDTGSITVTVNDVPGPYKYTLLDENGVPQEFTTFISTNPYTFSAVGFGTYSVQVETQQCTGDPGNGIPPPQQSLDINGNPIVIGDGIVPLTASTEVNESLSSEPGCGSPNVDIILRTSGGTPPYTFTVNGSPGGTFNPPQTIHTVNTADTYDFVVTDANGCTITASANVQELTPPDVTVSGIDGTCTNGGARLDITVVDAKGYNLSFRATPTDPWSTDPLLSVAAGTYNSIQVRYEQGGFSCFITLPDSITVTETGAINGADPTWTDMSCNGSGGIDNGSITFPGAYSGAGGGPYEFSINGSDFFSQQVFNNLPAGTYTPAVRNASGCRRDFTAVTIAGVDPPTNIDFVQSNTNCAANTSDVQLTATANFAIATYEVISPTSINNGANDTFIGLTNNISHTFRITDVNGCIYEESFTPAVISTIRARVKSGGDLNVCTGASDGNGTFIIDGFANNYTYNINGGTESAPQNDAEVDITGLAVGSYTITVTDADTGCQDTATLTVQEPATPLSLTPTVTDMSCANNNIGRVVANASGGFGTYRYELDWPTPPGITQGPKSGNVFGNLTAEGTYTLRVTDAEGCTATTTFTLSVVDAPTIALGAVDYCFSPTNDGSITVSSTAGTAPIGTHQYRINGGTLQASPTFAGLVPGTYTVEVVDGNNCTDQLQVTIPPQIQIDLDLITEIPCGGNGEMQITVSGGDISNLASTSYTIYLNGAPVAGHIGLPLPLNPFNYIVPLGSDGDYTVEVTDNNGCTNTSPPLTFSPPVSISATENVVGPSCGDASSGYVEIVPDVTSGTPPFQIAFAPGGTGLIDDPFNPDPMGVYNYTSQTIYSGLPAGTYEYIVKDARNCTTGVRTVTINPDLTNPPDATVAPIDATCSATVLSGGIRITGITDGVPDFTIIIEDNFGNEFVRRENVTLADLPLDIIDPSLIEGNYTVITLDSRGCIDQDAVSINSSDLDIVPDPTTPLVCDRGNLPQCVDIVGGVGPFEIRLVTDPPSAFVSPNSGARRHCFANLVPGASYTVEVFDTTTNCTAIETIDIPDGPNPLNVALSIDNGNCNGEDVELDYTITGATGPTFDIEIRNLDTGAVIVSTTTSNTTDTFLVPQGPYAISVIDNGNDCTGGDTIEATLNMPRVDVIDNQNANCNELGQLTVRGSGGTPFPPSGPGSLPDGSPYEYAFVNSGSTPTYPADYGTATTVYLAGSLAPGTAYDIWVRDSRGCEYMTSATIVQLDPDLPNPIISVNNQCDVTPPVGGFQIDLEMPANVDNPTFTLGGQTQTPVYDPSLPTVASFNVPSVGVYDVYVIDANGCDVTTTAEVYQLLSASGGFSTDPTCEDADGTITINANGGSGDFTYRLTGTDFNANPVDITDPNADGIFENIAPGNYQVQVTDNLVTDGTNNCTTTVSSIISTAPVQPVIADTGESNISCNAADDGSINVVLNPGTDIDGIQEFNLYSATLPLSGTETPIATNVSGSFVGLSPGTYVVQVITDRLCTDVAEVTLTEPPIFEITASDETLTCENGTNRFSTATISAQIVSVGNGGPYGYRIDPNDSYQSSPDFDIVDNGADQTITIYAIDANGCEDDVTVTVFAPTDVVPGISTLNTLTCADPERVEITVTGTSDFTVITSGPSGTTVNNVTVTGGSTATVELPDPGDYLIEVQDDGPNGCSYPLPSYTVNAPVYPTVTVSEANPALCYGDANGAMFIEVTDYSGVYNYEAFLLDVNGNRVLPAQTTGSFDTANFPDVNGDHARITGLVGGNYEVTITTSANPQCPGTSNVTTVRAPNGPLVPDAIEIGNVSCNDNNGVIEANLNGGWDYAPYEYRLLFDSDNDSTYETEVQTWGNNNRFENLSSGDYRVEFRDVEGCSVTYDITLDSIVPIQAGIREPQGLVCPDGNNAVLEAYDPTTGDAITAIAGATGGVPGAGYKYQLIYLGSNNIADEISRSGLQDSPTFTGASGGFISQGWYAIEVSSSFGCIGVTIPYYVDPPPPIIPNLVQVQAPGCGGMGEMRLSIENPEPGFEYEYRPVGSLPSDPFTSMGLGNTSALITGGPGFYQFEVRKVNATNTCGVINSNGLTLVDAQNVDLVVNLPDDISCANETDGRIESFSSGGVGLNTYTLYIGDPIDAFSPSPTATVIASNDFGTFEGLDESPDYYVAVTSGTTCQDIEGPFEVARPAPIVYTAAATPVSCSEEDDGTITVEVTSGGIGLIQFAIGPNFNEFFSDPSTPGSYTFEDLEGDVNGRDYTILIQDSEGCSETAVIQVFEPEEIAISSVETPEICLGFADGTVQLTVTGGTPFVDGMGVEYYEVSMNSSDDVDFARNDSLFFDNLLGGESYAFFVRDANGCLANIVVPIEIGVDINAEPVVEYGCEGIFPNSTTTIVELNGSSFSDVLFSLDVDDVSLADTQRTWADLPPGDHTVYLYHPNGCTTFVEFTIDAYEPLVLEAMKTGPDEITAIATGGFGDYEFFFDGTSQGSDNIFNVSYDTTINIRVEDSMGCYAQIVFPFDFDGMVEFPNFFTPDGDNMNDSWFPRNREFFPNIEVIIYDRYGRVVARLDQVKEWDGNYDGKPLPTGDYWYVVNANDNEKQQYVGHFTLYR; encoded by the coding sequence ATGCTTCCCAGAAAAACCAGGCATTCTTACTATGCCCTGCTGTTGGTACTTGTATCAATAGTTTTTTCATCAGCAGTGGCAAAAACCAAAGTTTACAAGGTTCTGTCAGAGGTTGTGTCTTCATCAGCAGAAGTCATTTCTGAAGAAGATCATATTGCCGATCATGTAGAAAAGGCAGTTGTTCTTGGAGCTGAAAATATCGCCCCAAGTATGATGTTCATGACCATTATTCAGGGTGCCGATGAAGAGGTCGGCTGTAGTAATAATGGTTTTACCGTTGCCCGATTCAACCTTTGTGGTGACTCTGATGATAGAACGATTACCTTATCCGGTGGCCCTTATGGGTCGGTACAATGGCAGATTTTGGGCGGTTCTTGCTCGCCCGATATCAACGAAGACTGTCCGAATACCACCACCTCTTGCTACACTACGGTGGGCACCGCACAATCGTTTAACTTGGATGCCAGCACGATCCCTGCTGGTTCAGGTTCAGAATTTCGGGTGGTCGCTGACGGTCAACAGTACTTTTTCAAGGTAAAAAAGAGTACGATTACCCAAACTTACGTAAAACGTGACTATATCTGCGGTGTTGATGGCCGTATTCAGATTACAAACCTTTCAAGCGCCTACGAGTTCAGTATCGATGGGGGAAGTGGTTTTGGAGCTTGGCAGACCTCACCTATTTTTGATGGACTTGCTCCTGGAACCTATATCGTCAAAGCACGCTTGCAGAATACACCCAATACTTGTGAATACCCATACGAGCCCATCGTCATTGAACAATTGGATATCGGTATCGATGTCGAGTTTACCGATGCCCAATGTTTCGGTGATACGGGAAGCATAACTGTCACCGTCAATGACGTTCCTGGGCCGTATAAATATACCTTGCTCGATGAAAATGGGGTGCCCCAAGAGTTTACCACCTTTATCAGTACCAACCCCTATACCTTTAGCGCGGTTGGTTTTGGTACGTATAGCGTTCAGGTAGAGACCCAGCAATGTACAGGTGATCCGGGCAACGGAATTCCGCCCCCACAACAAAGTCTTGATATCAATGGCAACCCCATTGTTATTGGCGATGGTATTGTACCGTTGACCGCCTCAACAGAGGTAAACGAGAGTTTAAGTTCTGAACCGGGCTGTGGTTCGCCCAATGTTGACATCATTCTGAGAACCTCAGGGGGCACACCACCTTATACCTTTACGGTGAACGGCTCACCTGGCGGTACATTTAATCCACCACAGACCATCCATACCGTAAACACGGCGGACACCTACGATTTTGTGGTCACTGATGCCAATGGATGTACCATTACAGCCTCTGCAAATGTGCAAGAATTGACACCGCCAGATGTTACCGTTAGCGGTATTGACGGTACCTGTACCAATGGTGGTGCCCGATTGGATATCACAGTGGTCGATGCCAAAGGATATAACCTATCGTTCAGGGCCACACCGACCGATCCGTGGAGCACAGACCCATTGCTTTCGGTAGCGGCCGGAACCTACAATTCAATTCAGGTGCGCTATGAACAAGGAGGGTTCAGTTGTTTTATCACCTTGCCCGATTCGATCACGGTTACAGAAACAGGTGCGATCAATGGGGCAGATCCGACTTGGACCGATATGTCATGTAATGGTTCAGGTGGTATTGATAATGGTTCCATTACCTTTCCGGGAGCCTATTCGGGTGCTGGGGGAGGACCTTATGAATTCAGTATCAACGGTAGTGATTTCTTTTCGCAGCAAGTATTCAATAATTTACCTGCGGGAACCTATACGCCAGCGGTAAGAAACGCTTCAGGGTGTCGTCGTGACTTTACCGCCGTTACCATAGCAGGTGTAGATCCGCCCACTAATATTGACTTTGTGCAAAGCAATACCAATTGTGCGGCCAATACCTCTGATGTACAATTGACCGCTACGGCCAACTTTGCCATCGCTACTTACGAAGTAATAAGCCCGACATCGATCAATAATGGGGCCAATGACACCTTTATCGGTCTCACCAATAATATAAGCCATACTTTTCGAATCACAGATGTCAATGGCTGTATTTATGAAGAAAGCTTTACCCCGGCCGTAATCAGTACGATCAGGGCAAGGGTAAAATCAGGTGGCGATTTGAACGTGTGCACGGGCGCTAGTGACGGTAATGGTACATTCATTATTGACGGATTCGCAAACAATTATACCTACAACATCAATGGAGGTACTGAAAGTGCTCCTCAGAACGACGCTGAAGTGGATATAACCGGATTGGCAGTTGGTAGCTATACGATAACGGTTACCGATGCCGATACCGGTTGTCAAGATACCGCGACGTTGACCGTTCAAGAGCCAGCAACTCCCTTAAGTCTAACGCCTACGGTAACAGATATGAGCTGTGCCAACAACAATATTGGCCGCGTAGTGGCCAATGCTTCTGGTGGATTTGGGACCTACCGATATGAGTTGGATTGGCCAACCCCGCCTGGTATCACACAAGGACCAAAAAGCGGCAATGTGTTCGGTAATCTGACCGCTGAAGGTACCTATACCCTACGGGTCACTGATGCCGAAGGATGCACGGCGACGACAACATTTACCTTGAGTGTGGTCGATGCCCCCACCATCGCACTTGGTGCAGTAGATTATTGTTTCTCGCCAACCAATGATGGCTCGATAACGGTCAGCTCAACAGCAGGCACTGCACCCATCGGCACGCACCAATACCGTATCAATGGTGGAACATTGCAAGCAAGCCCTACGTTTGCAGGTCTTGTACCGGGTACGTATACAGTAGAAGTCGTTGATGGAAACAACTGTACAGACCAATTGCAGGTGACCATACCCCCACAGATACAGATCGACCTTGACTTGATTACCGAAATACCCTGTGGCGGCAATGGCGAGATGCAGATTACGGTAAGTGGCGGCGATATTTCCAACTTGGCCAGTACTTCATATACCATTTATTTGAACGGGGCACCGGTAGCCGGTCATATAGGTTTGCCATTGCCCTTGAATCCGTTCAACTATATTGTACCATTGGGTAGCGATGGCGACTATACGGTTGAGGTTACCGATAACAATGGTTGTACCAATACTTCGCCACCATTGACTTTTTCGCCCCCCGTAAGTATTTCGGCAACCGAAAATGTAGTAGGGCCGAGCTGTGGTGATGCCAGTAGTGGTTATGTTGAGATCGTACCCGATGTTACTTCGGGCACCCCACCTTTTCAAATAGCTTTTGCCCCAGGTGGAACCGGTTTGATCGACGACCCTTTCAACCCCGATCCCATGGGAGTGTATAATTATACCTCACAAACGATATATTCTGGACTTCCTGCGGGTACCTACGAATACATTGTCAAAGACGCCCGCAACTGTACCACGGGGGTACGAACGGTAACGATAAATCCTGATTTGACAAATCCGCCTGATGCAACAGTGGCCCCAATTGATGCCACATGTAGTGCTACAGTACTTTCAGGGGGTATAAGGATTACTGGAATCACCGATGGTGTTCCTGACTTTACCATTATCATTGAGGACAATTTTGGAAATGAGTTTGTACGTCGCGAAAATGTGACCTTGGCCGACTTGCCATTAGATATCATTGACCCATCATTGATCGAAGGCAATTATACGGTCATTACATTAGATTCAAGAGGCTGTATCGATCAAGATGCCGTTAGTATAAATTCGTCAGATTTGGATATCGTGCCCGATCCAACGACCCCGTTGGTGTGTGATCGGGGAAACCTGCCACAATGTGTTGATATTGTTGGGGGAGTGGGCCCCTTTGAGATTCGCTTGGTCACCGACCCGCCTTCCGCATTTGTTTCTCCCAATAGTGGTGCAAGAAGACATTGTTTCGCCAATTTGGTGCCTGGAGCAAGCTATACCGTCGAAGTATTCGACACAACCACCAATTGTACGGCCATCGAAACCATTGATATTCCAGACGGCCCAAATCCTCTAAATGTTGCCCTATCGATTGATAATGGCAATTGTAATGGGGAGGATGTTGAACTTGACTATACCATCACCGGCGCAACGGGCCCAACTTTTGACATTGAGATTCGTAATCTTGATACTGGGGCGGTCATTGTCTCAACCACTACAAGCAATACCACAGATACGTTCTTGGTGCCCCAAGGGCCATATGCGATTTCGGTCATTGACAATGGCAATGATTGTACGGGTGGTGATACCATTGAGGCCACGCTCAATATGCCACGGGTCGATGTCATTGATAACCAGAATGCCAATTGTAACGAATTGGGCCAATTGACCGTTCGCGGAAGTGGCGGTACACCATTCCCTCCAAGCGGACCGGGATCGCTTCCTGACGGATCTCCGTATGAGTATGCCTTTGTGAACTCTGGTTCGACACCTACCTACCCTGCAGACTATGGTACGGCCACCACTGTCTATTTGGCAGGTTCCTTAGCCCCTGGAACGGCATATGACATTTGGGTACGCGATTCACGTGGTTGTGAGTACATGACTTCGGCCACTATAGTACAGCTAGATCCCGATTTGCCCAATCCGATAATATCCGTAAACAATCAATGTGATGTGACGCCTCCTGTGGGCGGATTTCAGATTGACCTTGAAATGCCGGCCAATGTTGACAATCCGACGTTTACTTTAGGCGGCCAAACACAGACACCGGTTTATGACCCTAGCCTTCCTACCGTGGCTTCCTTCAATGTACCCAGTGTGGGCGTTTATGATGTATACGTAATCGATGCCAACGGATGCGATGTGACCACTACTGCCGAAGTATATCAATTATTGTCAGCATCAGGTGGTTTCTCGACCGATCCGACCTGCGAAGATGCCGATGGCACCATTACCATAAACGCAAATGGAGGTAGCGGTGATTTTACCTATCGTTTGACGGGCACGGATTTCAATGCTAATCCCGTAGATATCACCGACCCTAATGCTGACGGTATTTTTGAAAATATTGCTCCGGGCAACTATCAGGTACAGGTGACCGATAATCTGGTGACCGATGGCACCAACAACTGTACCACGACCGTAAGTAGCATCATTAGTACCGCTCCAGTACAACCGGTGATCGCCGATACGGGAGAATCAAATATTAGCTGTAATGCCGCCGATGATGGTAGCATTAATGTTGTTCTAAATCCAGGTACTGATATCGACGGTATTCAAGAGTTCAACCTTTATTCGGCCACCTTGCCGTTATCAGGAACCGAGACCCCAATAGCAACCAATGTGTCGGGATCTTTTGTCGGTTTGTCACCAGGAACCTATGTGGTTCAAGTGATCACCGATCGACTATGTACAGACGTGGCCGAGGTGACATTGACCGAACCACCGATTTTTGAGATAACGGCCTCTGACGAGACCCTTACCTGCGAAAATGGGACCAACCGTTTCAGCACAGCGACTATTTCGGCACAAATAGTGAGTGTGGGCAATGGTGGCCCCTATGGATACCGTATCGACCCCAATGACAGTTATCAAAGCAGTCCTGATTTTGACATCGTCGATAACGGTGCCGACCAAACAATAACCATATACGCCATTGATGCCAACGGATGTGAAGATGACGTTACGGTGACGGTTTTTGCACCTACTGATGTAGTTCCGGGCATTTCAACCTTGAACACATTGACCTGTGCCGATCCAGAACGTGTTGAAATTACCGTTACGGGCACTTCAGACTTTACGGTCATAACCTCTGGCCCCTCGGGAACTACGGTAAACAATGTAACCGTGACCGGTGGTTCGACGGCTACGGTCGAATTGCCAGATCCAGGCGATTATTTGATAGAGGTACAAGACGATGGCCCTAATGGATGTAGTTATCCCTTACCTAGCTATACGGTCAATGCTCCTGTTTATCCTACTGTAACGGTATCTGAGGCAAATCCCGCTCTATGTTATGGTGATGCCAATGGGGCCATGTTTATAGAAGTGACCGATTATAGCGGGGTGTACAATTATGAGGCGTTCTTGTTGGATGTAAATGGGAATAGGGTTTTACCGGCCCAGACAACTGGAAGTTTTGATACGGCCAATTTCCCAGATGTCAATGGAGATCATGCCAGAATAACAGGATTGGTAGGTGGAAATTATGAGGTGACGATAACCACATCGGCCAATCCCCAATGTCCGGGAACAAGTAACGTAACGACCGTGCGTGCACCAAATGGTCCTTTGGTTCCAGATGCAATCGAGATAGGCAACGTAAGCTGTAATGATAATAATGGGGTCATTGAAGCCAATCTGAATGGCGGTTGGGATTATGCCCCTTATGAATATCGATTGTTGTTTGATAGCGACAATGACAGCACTTATGAAACAGAAGTTCAGACTTGGGGCAACAACAATCGATTCGAAAACCTTTCCAGTGGAGATTACCGTGTAGAGTTCAGGGACGTAGAAGGGTGCTCCGTTACATACGATATTACATTAGATTCCATTGTTCCGATCCAGGCAGGAATTCGTGAGCCACAAGGCTTGGTATGCCCAGATGGCAACAATGCGGTGCTGGAAGCCTACGACCCGACCACGGGTGATGCCATTACGGCCATTGCGGGAGCGACCGGCGGTGTTCCTGGGGCAGGCTACAAATACCAGCTGATCTATTTGGGAAGCAATAACATTGCCGATGAGATTTCAAGAAGTGGCCTACAAGATTCACCAACATTCACAGGGGCCAGTGGTGGTTTTATCAGCCAGGGTTGGTATGCCATAGAAGTATCCTCAAGCTTTGGTTGTATAGGGGTGACCATTCCGTATTACGTGGATCCACCGCCACCGATCATTCCAAATTTGGTACAGGTACAAGCCCCGGGTTGTGGGGGCATGGGTGAGATGCGTTTGAGTATTGAGAATCCCGAACCCGGATTTGAATATGAATATAGACCAGTGGGTTCTCTGCCCTCAGATCCCTTTACCTCTATGGGTCTGGGCAACACAAGTGCATTGATCACTGGTGGCCCCGGTTTCTATCAATTTGAGGTACGAAAGGTGAATGCCACCAACACTTGTGGGGTGATCAATTCAAACGGACTAACGCTTGTTGATGCCCAGAATGTCGATTTGGTGGTCAATTTGCCCGATGACATTTCATGTGCCAATGAAACCGATGGTCGAATTGAATCATTCTCTTCAGGGGGTGTGGGCTTAAATACCTATACGTTGTACATTGGCGATCCCATTGATGCGTTCAGCCCGTCACCCACGGCGACCGTGATAGCATCAAATGATTTCGGAACCTTTGAAGGGCTTGACGAATCTCCTGATTATTATGTGGCCGTGACCAGTGGCACCACCTGTCAAGATATTGAGGGTCCGTTCGAAGTGGCCCGACCAGCACCTATCGTCTATACCGCAGCTGCGACCCCTGTCAGCTGTAGCGAAGAAGACGATGGTACCATAACCGTTGAGGTTACCAGTGGTGGAATCGGTTTGATACAGTTTGCCATTGGTCCGAATTTCAATGAGTTCTTCAGTGACCCGAGTACACCGGGTAGCTACACTTTTGAAGATTTGGAGGGAGATGTCAATGGTCGTGATTATACGATTTTGATACAAGATTCAGAAGGTTGCTCTGAAACGGCCGTCATTCAGGTTTTCGAACCTGAAGAAATAGCGATATCATCTGTAGAAACCCCAGAGATATGTCTGGGCTTTGCAGATGGTACGGTTCAGTTGACCGTTACTGGTGGAACACCTTTTGTTGATGGTATGGGCGTCGAGTACTACGAGGTCAGTATGAATTCTTCAGATGACGTAGATTTTGCCAGAAACGATAGTCTCTTCTTTGATAACCTATTGGGCGGTGAGAGCTATGCATTCTTTGTAAGGGATGCCAATGGCTGTTTGGCAAATATTGTCGTGCCCATTGAGATAGGGGTAGATATCAATGCCGAACCTGTGGTCGAGTATGGTTGTGAGGGAATTTTTCCAAATAGCACCACCACAATTGTTGAGCTGAACGGTAGCTCTTTCTCAGACGTTTTGTTCTCGTTGGATGTCGATGATGTCTCATTGGCCGACACACAGCGAACTTGGGCTGATTTGCCCCCAGGTGATCATACCGTATACCTGTACCACCCCAATGGGTGTACAACGTTCGTCGAGTTTACCATAGACGCCTATGAACCTTTGGTATTGGAAGCCATGAAGACCGGTCCAGACGAGATTACCGCTATCGCAACAGGTGGATTTGGCGATTACGAATTCTTTTTCGACGGTACATCGCAAGGCAGTGACAATATTTTCAATGTCAGTTATGATACGACCATCAATATTCGTGTTGAGGATTCCATGGGTTGCTATGCCCAGATTGTCTTCCCCTTTGATTTTGATGGAATGGTTGAGTTTCCGAATTTCTTTACCCCAGACGGTGACAATATGAATGACTCTTGGTTTCCTAGAAATAGAGAGTTTTTCCCAAACATTGAGGTCATCATCTATGACCGTTATGGCAGGGTAGTGGCTCGATTGGACCAGGTCAAGGAATGGGATGGCAATTACGATGGCAAACCATTGCCGACAGGTGATTACTGGTATGTCGTCAATGCCAATGACAATGAAAAGCAACAATATGTTGGGCACTTCACTCTTTACCGATAA
- a CDS encoding PQQ-dependent sugar dehydrogenase, whose protein sequence is MKKSALYLYFFVVMLTTSCAQKTDKGINLPTEINFTTKLVVDGLKNPWGMAFLPDGSILITEKSGELILFKDEKKIDIGNPPEVVDKGQGGFLDVELHPDYADNGWIYFSYSSKEGEGKGANTAIMRAKLSENRLVNREILYKAVPNTTRGHHFGSRLEFDNEGYLYFSIGDRGNRDENPQDITLDGGKIYRIHDDGRIPDDNPFIGKSGAKTAIYSYGHRNPQGLTKHPETGEIWEHEHGPRGGDEINVIEKGKNYGWPVITYGINYSGTKITDETSRPGMEQPVYYWTPSIGPCGMTFVSSDKYPDWKGNLLAGSLAFQYLERLVIENNKVTYREKLLDGMGRLRNVRQAPDGYIYVGIEGKGIYRLEPK, encoded by the coding sequence ATGAAAAAAAGTGCATTATATCTCTATTTTTTCGTTGTAATGCTCACCACGTCATGTGCGCAAAAGACGGATAAGGGCATAAATCTTCCAACAGAGATCAACTTCACAACAAAATTGGTGGTCGATGGATTGAAAAACCCATGGGGAATGGCCTTTTTACCCGATGGAAGCATTTTGATCACCGAAAAATCAGGTGAACTCATCCTTTTTAAAGACGAAAAAAAGATTGATATCGGTAACCCTCCAGAAGTTGTCGATAAGGGGCAGGGCGGTTTTTTGGATGTAGAGCTACATCCAGATTATGCCGATAATGGATGGATCTATTTCTCTTATTCCTCCAAAGAAGGAGAGGGCAAAGGGGCCAATACGGCCATTATGCGCGCCAAACTGAGCGAGAATCGTCTTGTAAACAGGGAAATATTGTACAAAGCGGTACCCAATACCACCCGTGGACATCATTTTGGCTCACGATTGGAGTTTGACAATGAGGGTTATCTCTACTTTTCAATAGGTGACAGGGGCAATCGGGATGAAAATCCGCAAGATATCACCCTAGACGGTGGCAAAATCTACCGCATACATGATGATGGGCGCATACCTGATGACAACCCTTTTATAGGCAAATCTGGAGCCAAAACAGCCATTTACAGCTACGGACACCGAAATCCACAGGGATTGACCAAACACCCTGAAACGGGCGAGATTTGGGAACATGAACACGGCCCAAGAGGTGGTGACGAGATCAATGTCATCGAAAAGGGCAAAAATTATGGCTGGCCGGTCATCACGTACGGAATCAATTACAGCGGCACTAAAATCACCGATGAAACCTCTCGGCCCGGTATGGAGCAACCTGTATATTATTGGACACCCTCCATAGGGCCCTGCGGCATGACCTTTGTCTCTTCTGACAAATACCCCGATTGGAAAGGCAATCTTTTGGCGGGTTCGCTCGCCTTTCAGTACCTAGAACGCTTGGTAATCGAAAACAACAAGGTTACTTATCGTGAAAAGCTGTTGGATGGTATGGGTCGTTTACGTAACGTTCGCCAAGCCCCTGATGGCTATATCTATGTGGGTATTGAGGGAAAGGGCATCTATCGGTTGGAGCCAAAGTAG
- the murQ gene encoding N-acetylmuramic acid 6-phosphate etherase, producing the protein MPDYHKITEEPSLYNDLEKMPTAELLRNINEEDKKVAYAVEKVIPQITELVDATAKRFQKRGRLFYIGAGTSGRLGILDASEIPPTYGMPHDRVIGLIAGGDSAIRKAVEFAEDNTKQAWKDLQQYGINENDVLVGIAASGTTPYVLGGIEDAKKNGLFTAGITNNPGSPLAKLSDIAIEIEVGPEFVTGSTRMKSGTSQKLVLNMISSALMIKIGRVKGNKMVDMQLSNNKLVDRGTRYLVEALGMDYEEAEKALKKYGSVREALKELQ; encoded by the coding sequence ATGCCCGACTATCACAAAATAACCGAAGAACCCTCTTTGTACAATGATCTGGAAAAAATGCCGACTGCCGAATTGCTCCGCAACATCAATGAGGAGGACAAGAAAGTGGCTTATGCCGTCGAAAAGGTAATCCCACAAATTACCGAACTTGTCGATGCCACGGCCAAACGTTTTCAAAAAAGGGGTCGTTTGTTTTACATTGGGGCAGGTACCAGCGGAAGACTGGGCATTTTGGATGCTTCTGAAATTCCCCCGACCTATGGTATGCCGCATGACAGGGTCATCGGTTTGATCGCAGGGGGTGACAGTGCCATACGTAAGGCTGTAGAATTCGCTGAAGATAACACCAAACAAGCTTGGAAAGACCTACAGCAATACGGCATCAATGAAAACGATGTGTTGGTGGGCATTGCGGCATCTGGTACCACGCCCTATGTATTGGGTGGTATCGAAGATGCAAAAAAGAATGGATTGTTTACCGCGGGCATTACCAACAACCCCGGTTCACCATTGGCCAAGCTATCAGATATTGCCATTGAAATTGAAGTAGGCCCTGAATTTGTCACGGGCAGTACCCGTATGAAAAGTGGTACCAGCCAAAAATTGGTGCTGAACATGATCTCAAGTGCTTTGATGATCAAAATCGGTAGGGTAAAGGGCAACAAAATGGTCGATATGCAGCTGAGCAACAACAAATTGGTCGATCGCGGTACCCGCTATTTGGTCGAGGCCCTCGGTATGGATTACGAAGAGGCCGAAAAAGCCCTAAAAAAATATGGTTCGGTCAGGGAAGCATTAAAAGAACTGCAATAA